The nucleotide window GGATAAGCCAACAATATCGGCTTTTTCCTTCTGGGCAGCCTCGAGGAAAGCGCTAGCCGCTACATCACGTCCGAGGTCGATTACCCTGAAACCGTGCGATTTTAGCAAGATGCACAGGATGTTCCGTCCGATGTCGTGGATATCTCCCTCGACCTGCCCCAGGACGATCGTGCCAAATGAGAGGCTTTCCTTGCCAGCTTTCAGCATTGCTTCTTCCAAAAGTGCCGTCACACGCTCGGCGGCTTCACCAGCCATCATCAGCTCGGGCAGGTAAATCTCAAAATCCTGAAACTTTTGGCCCACATCGGTCAGGGTGGGAACGAGGGCTTGCTGTACCAGCGCAAGAGGCTCAATGCCATTCTCCAATATTTGCCTGGCAACGGCTTCAGCCTGGTCGCTATCTCCTACCCGCAAGGCTGTGTCGAGTTTTTCACGCAGATCAGAGGGAATGATTGTCATGTTGTACCTTTCTCCGGACTCCATTAATATCCAGACCCATGCGGGTCAGCTCCTGACAGACCTGGTAGTAGATACCCAGCCACTCCTCTCCAGGCTCGAGGGTGTCGGTGTTATAGAGCTCTGGGAAGGCCTTACCGGGTTTTGGATTTGCCAGGCTGTGTTCGTAATGTGTTAGGCAATCCAGCACATAGCTGTTCGACTGCTCGCGTGTCAGCCCAAGGGTAGCGTTGGCTACCTGGGCTTGGAAACGGGCTTCAAGCCCGCTGGTGTGGTCAGTTTTGGTGCCACAGGTTGCTCCCACGCCGTGCTGGTTCATTCCACTGACTGCGCCGACAATGGCACCAGCTGCTACTTCCCACAAAACCTCGCTCGTCCCCAGACCTGAGCGGGTGTATAGGTCATTCACACACACCATGGGGGTGTTGCGCGCCAGTGCCTGGCCTGCCATTGATTGGATCCACAAGCCCAACCTGTCGGTGTTGTGCGACCATTGAAGATTCATGTGGCCCATGAAGTGATAAGACACGCGATAACACACTGCGCCAAGGATATGGCTGGCAACGGTTACAACCGCCGTACCTTCAGCACCACCACCCAGCCCGCCCACCAGGGGGGTCATCAGGTCTACGATGTGCATCCCGATACTTTGCATGTATGCAACTCGTGAAAGCTGGTCGTAATTCGTCTTCAGCTCAGGCAGCTGAGATACCAGCAACCCATCCGATGTGCGCAATCCAGATTGGGGATCGAAGGTTGCCATTTTCCCGGCGCAGGTGAGAGGCACAGCTACGTCTTCGATGTGCATGCCCGGTCTGCCAGCCTGGCTAACGGCTTGGCGTGCAACAGCAGCTTCCTTGCGCGAAGCCAGGATTTCGCTTGGGGACCCTGCAACGATCAGCCGTCCAAAATAGGTAGATAAAGATCCGGCACCCAGGCAGTCCACCCATGTCTCCTGCGCACAGGACTGCAAGATCAGTGGATGATATTTCTCGCTTGTAGGAGTGCCGGTTGGCC belongs to Anaerolineales bacterium and includes:
- a CDS encoding cobalamin-binding protein — protein: MESGERYNMTIIPSDLREKLDTALRVGDSDQAEAVARQILENGIEPLALVQQALVPTLTDVGQKFQDFEIYLPELMMAGEAAERVTALLEEAMLKAGKESLSFGTIVLGQVEGDIHDIGRNILCILLKSHGFRVIDLGRDVAASAFLEAAQKEKADIVGLSALMTTALPAQKRTIHLFSEVGLRHQVKLIIGGGATNQTWADEIGADGYAPDAASAVDLCKRLLDQPSSI